From a region of the Corallococcus coralloides DSM 2259 genome:
- a CDS encoding DUF2304 domain-containing protein, producing MFRSSFIGVAFAAAFAFSVLWSARGRRTSERHTFAWLLVAVAIAGLSLWRHGIDALATAMGIYYAPSALFFIALSCLMWLVYRLSLQVADQRQQLKRLAQEVALLTSAEAERAVRAQPRPEAISPAVAARRDSHAV from the coding sequence ATGTTTCGCTCCAGCTTCATTGGCGTGGCCTTCGCGGCCGCCTTCGCCTTCAGCGTCCTGTGGTCGGCCCGGGGCCGGCGCACCAGCGAACGGCACACCTTCGCGTGGCTGCTGGTGGCGGTGGCCATCGCGGGCCTGTCGCTGTGGCGCCACGGCATCGACGCGCTGGCGACGGCCATGGGCATCTATTACGCCCCGTCCGCCCTCTTCTTCATCGCCCTGTCGTGCCTCATGTGGCTGGTGTACCGGCTGAGCCTCCAGGTGGCCGACCAGCGCCAGCAGCTCAAGCGGCTGGCCCAGGAGGTCGCCCTGCTCACCTCCGCGGAGGCCGAGCGCGCCGTGCGTGCGCAGCCCCGTCCTGAAGCCATCTCCCCCGCCGTCGCCGCCCGGCGCGACTCGCACGCCGTCTGA
- the rfbB gene encoding dTDP-glucose 4,6-dehydratase — protein sequence MNVLVTGGCGFIGSNLVKYLRRERPDWKIVNLDKLTYAGNLETLADLEGDPRHVFVRGDIANRELVEHLIVQHGIDAVMHLAAESHVDRSILGPEVFIHTNVLGTQQLLEACRARGVKRFLMVSTDEVYGSLGPTGAFTETSPLQPSSPYSASKTSSDLVALAYHHTFKMDVVVTRCSNNYGRYQFPEKLIPLMVVNALHDKPLPVYGDGANVRDWLHVDDHCQGLLVALEKGRAGEVYNIGGGSERRNIEIVKGILGLLKKPESLIQYVADRPGHDRRYAIDPTKIRTELGYQPKHTFEQGLAETVTWYVENRAWWERVTSGAYRQYFDTQYKARLQGRG from the coding sequence ATGAACGTCCTGGTGACAGGGGGCTGCGGCTTCATCGGCTCCAACCTGGTGAAGTACCTCCGCCGCGAGCGGCCCGACTGGAAGATCGTCAACCTCGACAAGCTCACGTACGCGGGCAACCTCGAGACCCTCGCCGACCTGGAAGGTGACCCGCGGCACGTCTTCGTGCGCGGTGACATCGCCAACCGGGAGCTGGTCGAGCACCTCATCGTCCAGCACGGCATCGATGCGGTGATGCACCTGGCGGCTGAAAGCCACGTGGACCGCTCCATCCTGGGCCCGGAGGTGTTCATCCACACCAACGTGCTGGGCACCCAGCAGCTCCTGGAGGCCTGCCGCGCCCGGGGCGTGAAGCGCTTCCTGATGGTCTCCACCGACGAGGTCTACGGCTCGCTGGGGCCCACGGGCGCCTTCACGGAGACCTCTCCGCTGCAGCCCTCCAGCCCGTACTCCGCCTCCAAGACGTCCTCGGACCTGGTCGCGCTGGCCTACCACCACACCTTCAAGATGGACGTGGTGGTGACGCGCTGCTCGAACAACTACGGCCGCTACCAGTTCCCGGAGAAGCTCATCCCGCTGATGGTGGTGAACGCGCTGCACGACAAACCGCTGCCCGTCTACGGCGACGGCGCCAACGTGCGCGACTGGCTCCACGTGGACGACCACTGCCAGGGCCTGCTGGTGGCGCTGGAGAAGGGCCGCGCGGGCGAGGTCTACAACATCGGCGGCGGCTCCGAGCGGCGCAACATCGAGATCGTCAAGGGCATCCTGGGCCTCCTGAAGAAGCCCGAGTCCCTCATCCAGTACGTGGCGGACCGGCCCGGCCATGACCGCCGCTACGCCATCGACCCCACGAAGATCCGCACGGAGCTGGGTTATCAGCCGAAGCACACCTTCGAGCAGGGGCTGGCGGAGACGGTGACCTGGTACGTGGAGAACCGCGCCTGGTGGGAGCGCGTCACCAGCGGCGCCTACCGGCAGTACTTCGACACCCAGTACAAGGCCCGTCTGCAGGGGCGGGGTTAG
- a CDS encoding glycosyltransferase — protein sequence MSLWNSKRGTASSSAGAVHQLVPRLAWGDAVGNQVRYLRDLLRGWGYASEIYAEQWDEACRDDVRPALEYARDAGRDTALLVHHSFESRLVPLVAKAKGRKALLYHNVTPERFFEGTDRHVARGCMLARDELLQLREHVTHAWAYSHFSVEELSAAGYPDASVLPFAVDWNAFNVPPDAALREQVEDGCSNVLFVGRTVPSKRLEDVLRVFTAYQRLYQPKSRLLVAGTLYSSAPYDASVLALREQLGPDRVVFLGRVDAAQLSACFASATAYLSMSRHEGFGVPLLEAMYRGVPVVAYGAAAVPETMGGAGLTTLSDDPSQVAGLLAVLERDPALRSRVVEAQRQRLASLDQQSVAQRVREALMPFLQGDAPPPRPSAGPAVTVVCPGFDAAPDAPMSRLARAVVDRLPDASLWTVRRQVLPLQLAPGEEREGVTRVRRFTPDEPTFGLDGVSPPSSSLETGVRCTSGPLLFAGAGEEVARRTVSRLPADTRVAGVWEPRRAPDAGVRQVLGKRLWELTPGRDLTSLAAELARELDVGGHPHAR from the coding sequence GTGAGCCTCTGGAACAGCAAGCGAGGGACCGCGTCCTCGAGCGCCGGAGCGGTCCACCAGCTCGTACCGCGGCTGGCCTGGGGCGACGCCGTGGGCAACCAGGTGCGCTACCTGCGCGACCTCCTGCGCGGATGGGGGTACGCGTCGGAGATCTACGCGGAGCAGTGGGACGAGGCGTGCCGGGACGATGTGCGCCCCGCGCTCGAGTACGCGCGCGACGCGGGCCGGGACACGGCGCTGCTCGTCCACCACAGCTTCGAGTCGCGGCTGGTGCCGCTCGTGGCCAAGGCGAAGGGGCGCAAGGCGCTGCTGTACCACAACGTCACCCCCGAGCGGTTCTTCGAGGGGACGGACCGCCACGTCGCCCGCGGCTGCATGCTGGCGCGCGATGAGCTGCTCCAGCTGCGCGAGCACGTGACGCACGCCTGGGCGTACTCGCACTTCAGCGTGGAGGAGCTGTCCGCCGCGGGGTACCCGGACGCGAGCGTCCTGCCCTTCGCGGTGGACTGGAACGCGTTCAACGTGCCGCCGGACGCGGCCCTGCGCGAGCAGGTGGAGGACGGGTGCTCCAACGTGCTCTTCGTGGGCCGCACCGTGCCCAGCAAGCGGCTGGAGGACGTGCTGCGCGTCTTCACCGCCTACCAGCGCCTGTACCAGCCCAAGAGCCGGCTGCTGGTGGCGGGGACGCTCTACAGCAGCGCGCCCTATGACGCGTCCGTGCTGGCGCTGCGCGAGCAGCTGGGCCCGGACCGCGTGGTGTTCCTGGGGCGGGTGGACGCCGCCCAATTGTCCGCGTGCTTCGCCTCCGCCACCGCGTACCTCTCCATGAGCCGCCACGAGGGCTTCGGCGTCCCGCTGCTGGAGGCCATGTACCGGGGCGTGCCGGTGGTGGCCTACGGCGCCGCGGCGGTGCCGGAGACCATGGGCGGCGCGGGCCTCACCACCCTGTCGGACGACCCCTCGCAGGTGGCGGGGCTCCTGGCGGTGCTGGAGCGCGACCCCGCCCTGCGCTCACGGGTGGTGGAGGCGCAGCGCCAGCGACTGGCGTCACTGGACCAGCAGTCCGTGGCCCAGCGCGTGCGCGAGGCGCTCATGCCCTTCCTCCAGGGGGACGCGCCCCCTCCCCGCCCGTCCGCCGGGCCCGCCGTCACCGTCGTGTGCCCGGGCTTCGACGCCGCGCCGGATGCGCCCATGTCCCGCCTGGCGCGCGCGGTGGTGGACCGGCTGCCGGACGCGAGCCTGTGGACGGTGCGCCGGCAGGTGCTGCCCCTGCAGCTGGCCCCGGGCGAGGAGCGCGAGGGCGTGACGCGGGTGCGGCGCTTCACGCCGGATGAGCCCACGTTCGGGTTGGACGGGGTCAGCCCGCCGTCGTCGTCCCTGGAGACGGGCGTGCGGTGCACCTCCGGGCCGTTGCTGTTCGCGGGCGCCGGTGAAGAGGTGGCCCGGCGCACGGTGTCGCGGCTGCCGGCGGACACGCGCGTCGCGGGCGTGTGGGAGCCCCGCCGCGCGCCGGACGCGGGGGTCCGCCAGGTCCTGGGAAAGAGGCTGTGGGAGCTCACCCCGGGGCGCGACCTGACGTCGCTGGCGGCGGAGCTGGCAAGAGAGCTGGACGTGGGAGGACACCCGCATGCGCGCTGA
- a CDS encoding SDR family oxidoreductase, whose product MRFVVTGANGLVGSRVCAQLTERGHEVVGLGRGPRRTGGTHGYVEVDLTREQDVAAAIAQARPEAIIHPASMTEVDACEKDPDAAYAANVHATAAVARAAKLAGAHLVHVSTDYVFDGDAGPYSEDALPNPRGVYALTKHMAEQAARVFAPGCAIARTAVVYGWPAAGRPNFGAWLVGALEKGQPVKLFEDQVVSPSFADSVAAMLVELGERRLGGVWNTCGGTVIDRVGFGRALCEVFGFDASLITPTRMADLKLASPRPLRSGLKTDKVRTELKAQPLELAESLARFHAAWKAHRAG is encoded by the coding sequence ATGCGCTTTGTCGTCACGGGGGCCAACGGTCTGGTGGGCAGCCGCGTCTGCGCGCAGCTGACCGAGCGCGGACATGAAGTCGTGGGCCTGGGGCGCGGTCCCCGGCGCACGGGCGGCACGCACGGCTACGTGGAGGTGGACCTCACGCGCGAGCAGGACGTGGCCGCGGCCATCGCCCAGGCCCGTCCGGAGGCCATCATCCACCCCGCGTCCATGACGGAGGTGGACGCGTGTGAGAAGGACCCGGACGCGGCCTACGCGGCGAACGTCCACGCCACGGCGGCGGTGGCCCGCGCGGCGAAGCTCGCGGGCGCGCACCTGGTGCACGTCTCCACGGACTACGTCTTCGACGGGGACGCGGGGCCGTATTCCGAGGACGCGCTGCCCAACCCCCGCGGCGTGTACGCGCTGACCAAGCACATGGCCGAGCAGGCCGCGCGCGTCTTCGCGCCGGGCTGTGCCATCGCGCGCACCGCGGTGGTGTACGGCTGGCCCGCGGCGGGGCGCCCCAACTTCGGGGCGTGGCTGGTGGGGGCGCTGGAGAAGGGCCAGCCGGTGAAGCTCTTCGAGGACCAGGTGGTGTCCCCCAGCTTCGCGGACAGCGTGGCCGCCATGCTGGTGGAGCTGGGGGAGCGGCGGCTCGGCGGGGTGTGGAACACCTGCGGTGGCACGGTCATCGACCGGGTGGGCTTCGGCCGGGCGCTCTGCGAGGTGTTCGGCTTCGACGCGTCGCTGATCACGCCCACGCGCATGGCGGACCTGAAGCTGGCCAGCCCCCGTCCGCTGCGCAGCGGCCTCAAGACGGACAAGGTGCGCACGGAGCTGAAGGCCCAACCGCTGGAGCTGGCGGAGTCCCTGGCGCGCTTCCACGC
- a CDS encoding glycosyltransferase family 2 protein has translation MDTRQGLIVLLAFNEEECIGSTVAELREALPEFDVLVVDDGSRDATAQRARDSGARVLSHPFNLGVAAGEASGLLFASRNGYDHVIRMDGDGQHDPASVPALREALQSGVELVIGSRFAGVTSFRSTWLRRFGNRFLAGLLSSLSRHRITDPTSGFRGFGPQAIRFFARVHPHDYPEPESVLMAARQGFAIAEVPVRMRPRLTGTSSLTPWKSAFYMAKVSFALLMERVRPV, from the coding sequence ATGGACACCCGACAGGGCCTCATCGTGTTGCTGGCCTTCAACGAAGAGGAGTGCATCGGCTCGACGGTGGCGGAGCTGCGCGAGGCGCTGCCGGAGTTCGACGTGCTCGTCGTGGACGACGGTTCCCGCGACGCCACCGCCCAGCGCGCTCGGGACAGCGGGGCGCGGGTGCTCAGCCATCCGTTCAACCTGGGCGTCGCCGCGGGCGAGGCCAGCGGCCTGCTGTTCGCGTCCCGCAACGGGTACGACCACGTCATCCGCATGGACGGCGACGGCCAGCATGATCCGGCGTCCGTGCCCGCGCTGCGCGAGGCGCTCCAGTCGGGCGTGGAGCTGGTCATCGGCAGCCGCTTCGCGGGCGTCACCAGCTTCCGCTCCACGTGGCTGCGCCGCTTCGGCAACCGGTTCCTGGCGGGCCTGCTGTCCTCGCTGAGCCGCCACCGCATCACCGACCCCACCTCCGGCTTCCGGGGCTTCGGTCCGCAGGCGATCCGCTTCTTCGCGCGCGTCCACCCGCACGACTACCCGGAGCCGGAGAGCGTGCTGATGGCGGCGCGGCAGGGCTTCGCCATCGCGGAGGTGCCGGTGCGCATGCGTCCGCGCCTCACCGGCACCAGCTCGCTGACGCCGTGGAAGTCGGCCTTCTACATGGCGAAGGTGTCCTTCGCCCTGCTCATGGAGCGGGTCCGTCCCGTCTGA
- a CDS encoding DUF2142 domain-containing protein — MLPSSPSPSPLRPFFIAPVVAFLVVAAVLGAVLSFLTPPFQVADEPAHFYRAYQISQGQLTATRMPGGDAGGQLPRSIVRVAQDVSAGVGGNPGARQDRQRLREAMHAALAPQDTQEWGFAASSIYFPLVYFPQSLGMAPARMLEAPPVVVLWAGRLANMLVALVLTAVALRLMPFQRWAFALLALTPMVLFQRASVSADPITMSACLLLVALSLHFTFAHPEPLGAKQLGLLLASAVFVALCKQAYLPLSLVFLLLPLARLGTRGRYALALAAIVTVPALLQFAWSSTVRDVFRPSEVVAQVAHVRAHPFQVLGVLVRDFWNRLPDFLHQGGGVLGWLDTPVPRSALFALAALLFGVMALDANKDAPKVGWRERAVALGVAAAGVLAIQAMLYLAWTAPGANHVDGVQGRYLLPYAPLLVVALAPPAWVPSGLTRFKPVLIAGFLVLTAAVTLTTVYQRYYGPA, encoded by the coding sequence ATGCTTCCGTCTTCACCGTCCCCGTCCCCGCTGCGTCCGTTCTTCATCGCGCCCGTCGTGGCCTTCCTCGTCGTGGCCGCCGTGCTGGGCGCGGTGCTGAGCTTCCTCACGCCCCCGTTCCAGGTGGCGGACGAGCCGGCGCACTTCTACCGCGCGTACCAGATCTCCCAGGGGCAGCTGACGGCCACGCGGATGCCCGGAGGTGACGCGGGTGGGCAGCTCCCGCGCAGCATCGTGCGGGTGGCGCAGGACGTGTCCGCGGGCGTGGGCGGCAATCCCGGGGCGCGCCAGGACCGGCAGCGCCTGCGCGAGGCGATGCACGCGGCGCTGGCGCCCCAGGACACCCAGGAGTGGGGCTTCGCCGCATCCTCCATCTACTTCCCGCTGGTCTACTTCCCGCAGTCGCTGGGCATGGCGCCCGCGCGGATGTTGGAGGCGCCCCCGGTGGTGGTGCTGTGGGCGGGCCGGCTGGCCAACATGCTGGTGGCGCTGGTGCTCACCGCGGTGGCGCTGCGCCTGATGCCCTTCCAGCGGTGGGCCTTCGCGCTGCTGGCGCTCACGCCCATGGTGCTCTTCCAGCGCGCGTCCGTGTCCGCGGACCCCATCACGATGTCGGCGTGCCTGCTGCTGGTGGCGCTGTCGCTGCACTTCACGTTCGCGCACCCGGAGCCCCTGGGTGCGAAGCAGCTGGGCCTGCTGCTGGCGAGCGCGGTGTTCGTGGCGCTGTGCAAGCAGGCCTACCTGCCGCTGTCGCTGGTGTTCCTGCTGCTGCCGCTCGCCCGGCTGGGGACGCGCGGCCGCTACGCCCTGGCCCTGGCCGCCATCGTCACCGTGCCCGCGCTGCTCCAGTTCGCGTGGTCCTCCACGGTGCGGGACGTCTTCCGTCCCAGCGAGGTGGTGGCGCAGGTGGCCCACGTGCGCGCGCACCCCTTCCAGGTGCTGGGCGTGCTGGTGCGTGACTTCTGGAACCGGCTGCCGGACTTCCTGCATCAGGGCGGCGGCGTGCTGGGCTGGCTGGACACGCCGGTGCCCCGCTCCGCCCTCTTCGCCCTGGCCGCGCTGCTCTTCGGGGTGATGGCGCTGGACGCGAACAAGGACGCGCCGAAGGTGGGCTGGCGCGAGCGCGCGGTGGCGCTGGGGGTGGCGGCGGCGGGCGTGCTGGCCATCCAGGCCATGCTGTACCTGGCGTGGACGGCGCCGGGCGCGAACCACGTGGACGGGGTGCAGGGCCGCTACCTGCTGCCCTACGCGCCGCTGCTGGTGGTGGCGCTGGCCCCGCCCGCCTGGGTGCCGAGCGGACTGACGCGCTTCAAGCCGGTGCTCATCGCCGGCTTCCTCGTGCTCACCGCGGCGGTGACGCTCACCACGGTGTACCAGCGCTACTACGGCCCGGCGTAG